A region of the Leptolyngbya sp. CCY15150 genome:
GGCTCACGCTGGGGTCAAGCGCCAACACCTTCCCCTAATCTCGACGTTGTAATGACAGGAAGTGGCTTATGACCGACGCCCAACGCCCACCCCGCCCGCCCATGCCACCCGCACCACCACCGCCACCGCGAGCGGGTGCGCCTGCGAGTGAAGCCACCCAACCCATCTCGCCCCAGACCATGGTCATGCCATCTGCGCCCAGCGCGCCCCCTCGCACTGGAGCACCGCCCAAGCCGCCCAGCGCCCCACCGGCTCCGCCGGCAGGTCATCGCCCTGCTGCACCACCCCCCATGCGTATGCCGGCGAAAAGTCGCATCAGCCCCGGTTCACCGACCCTGGCCCAGTTGGTGAAAGAGGCCTTCGATAAAGGGTTCTCGGATATTCACGTGGGCGTGGGAGAGACGCCGCGCTTCCGTAACCGAGGCGAAATTGACACGACGGAATACCCGGTCACCGACGAAAATACTTTCTTCAGTTGGCTGAGCGAAGTTCTCTCGGATCAAGAGATTCAACGCTTTAAAGACACCCTAGATTTTGATGGAGCTGCCCAGTACGACTTCGCTCGGGTGCGGATCAATATCTTTGATTCAATTCGCGGGCCAGGCATGGTCATGCGACTCATTCCCATGAAAATCTTGACCATGGAGCAGCTCAATCTGCCGCCGGTCTTCAAGGATATTTGTCACTATCACAAAGGGTTGATCTTGGTGACCGGGCCCACAGGCTCCGGGAAATCGACCACCATGGCCGCCATGATTGACTACATCAACAAGGAGATGCCCAAGCACATCATCACCATTGAAGACCCGGTGGAGTTTGTGCATCAAAGCCGTAAAGCCTTGATCAAGCAGCGGGAAGTAGGCATCCACACCTTGAAGTTTGACAACGCCCTGAAAGCCTCCCTGCGGGAAGATCCAGACATCATCCTGG
Encoded here:
- a CDS encoding type IV pilus twitching motility protein PilT, producing the protein MTDAQRPPRPPMPPAPPPPPRAGAPASEATQPISPQTMVMPSAPSAPPRTGAPPKPPSAPPAPPAGHRPAAPPPMRMPAKSRISPGSPTLAQLVKEAFDKGFSDIHVGVGETPRFRNRGEIDTTEYPVTDENTFFSWLSEVLSDQEIQRFKDTLDFDGAAQYDFARVRINIFDSIRGPGMVMRLIPMKILTMEQLNLPPVFKDICHYHKGLILVTGPTGSGKSTTMAAMIDYINKEMPKHIITIEDPVEFVHQSRKALIKQREVGIHTLKFDNALKASLREDPDIILVGEMRDKETISTALKAAQTGHLVIGTLHTNSAVKTIERILNLYDPAEQEPVRISVAEALVAVIAQGLCRTTDGKRAAFHEILLNTDAIRDYLRRGDLDEVEAMVPRCTFDGMCTMNQSLYQLYEAGRITEETALEMSPKPNEMAQILRGRV